Genomic window (Zingiber officinale cultivar Zhangliang chromosome 2B, Zo_v1.1, whole genome shotgun sequence):
AGCTCTCCTAAGCCTTCATTATTGGCTCCAAGTGCTTCTGATACGATTATCACATTCTCAGTGCCTTCAACTCCTTCCCCTTCGCACAAAGCAGGTTCATCATCTTCAAGGAGTCGTCAGGTTCCGTCCGGCCCAACTTCTTCAAAGAAGGCAGCTTGCCGGTCGCCAGACAGCAGAATCCCTTCTGTTCAGTCTCTTAAGGAAGACAACTCCCCTGAGGGAAGACAGTCATTTGCTCTCTCCGTCGGAGGTTCTCATGGTGGATCTTCGAATGGGTGGTCCATGCAAACGTTCTCCGAGCTTGTGGCCTCTTCGAACAGGGAGAGATGGTCATTCGAGAATGACAACCTCACTCCCAGCAGCACTACAATTTCCAGCTCGAATGATCACCAGCAGACCTGCAGAATATGCTCGACTCCATTGACAGATTACTGCATTGTTGCTGTTTTGGTTTGCGGGCACCTCTACCACGCTGGGTGTTTGGAGAAGATGACCAGTGAAATTGACCAATATGACCCACCATGCCCTCTCTGTACGCACGGACAAAAGTCAGCAgtgaaattgttcaagaaatCTGAAGCCAAGGCTAAGAACAGATCGTCAAGGGTTGGAGCAGCTGATGATGGAAAAACACTACTGTACGATGGCCAAAAGGCAGCTGGGGTAGGACTAAGGAATGGAGCTAGTTCCAGCACAAAGTTCCCCTTCAACTTGAAGCGATATTTCTCCTTTAGCAGACCATCAAGGTCGAAATCTGAAAATGAATCTAAGAGAATGAAAGGCTTCTGGAGAAGAAGCTCTCGTTCATGATGGTGTTCGTCCTGAGTTCATATATCGTATGAAGTTCCTGGCTTGGGAAAGGCAGACCAAGTGCAAGCTTACAGTTTAGATGCAGAAGGCATTCCTGGATTTGCCTGTTTGATGCTTTTGCCATCTCTTGCAATTTTCCTAGATGTATGGAAGTAATTTCTGTGAATTTATCTGTCGTTTGCATAATAACCGGTGTAAAATCATGTTAGCATCGATACGATAAGGGTCTATATCTTTGGTCATACCATTGAAAATAGTTTTCCAGGTGGTGCAACTAGGGATGTAAATAAATCAAACGGTTTACGAGCTATTCGgagttcgattcgataaaaagctCGTTTGAGTTCGTTCGtctatcttatcgagccgagctcgagttcgatttcgagctcgatagttttatcgagtcgagcttaaggatattcggctcgtgagctcgcgaacatgttcgtttataggttctcgagccttaaatcgagccaaaaaatgaactataaaatgagcaaaaaaaatgagctctaaaatgagttttaaaatgagGCAAAAAATAAACTCTAAAACGAGTCAAAAACGAGTTCTAAACGagtccgagctcgcttaacgagttaggctcgttaactttgaaaATCgaactaataacgagccgagctcgaactattcgcgagcttgataattctaaaacgagccgagctcgagccttgtgataaaagctcaatTCGAGCTGAGCTCGAAttcgaatataacttaaatgagtCGAGCtcaagcctaatactgttcggctcggttcgactCGTTTACATCCATAGGTGCAACTTCTCCATGAATTGCGGACAATGATGCAATTCACCTATCCCTCATGAACCGCGGAGAACATGAGAGAATTATATGAGTATTATGTGGCTGCACAGCATGATCATGAAAAGGAAGGGGATGATGCTCGATGGAGAAGATCAAGGAGAAGCTCCCTGGTCGTCGTCATCATGGTTGATTATACATAACAGTAATtaattactatagataaataCGTACTATTTAGCCTCTGTTACGGAAATAAAAACTAGATTTTTATCATggaattttttcttatttattttgtaaaaaaatgaattatatatatatatatatatatacagaattgCTATGCTACGGATAAAGCCGTGCGAACCGCTGCGGacatgcttcctgatcggtcaccagtccgatcagggaacctcctgatcggtctctggatcgatcagggacTCCTGATCATTTTTTGAtcagtctacagaccgatcaggaggttctctGTAAAgtcaagatatatatatatatatatatatatatatatatatatatatataatgttttgATATCCTGCGCGCCTGTATAGTGCATGATTGTGCGCGTGCAGGATAtcactgattttaatttttttttttatttttatttatttatttttttttgaattaaaaaaataattaaaatattttttaaaaattttatttataggattcagactttgggttataatatcaaagttattttttttagattttacttcTAGGGTTtagactttgggttatagtatcaaagctatttttcttagattttacctctagggttcagactttgggttatagtatcaaaattatttttttttagattttgccTCTAAAATTCAAGTTttaggttatagtatcaaagctttttttttttagattttaccttagGGTTCAGGTTTCCTAATTAGATTATAgtgttttgttttaaaaaaaaaaattaattaatttaaatattaggttatagtatcaaagctttttttttttagattttaccttagGGTTCAGGTTTCCTAATTAGATTATAgtgttttgttttaaaaaaaaaattaattaatttaaatatttattgagtattgtaatatattAAGGGGATATACTAatgtattaaaattttatataagaaaatgttaattttttaattatttttttaatttaaaatattaaaaaaaaatttaaaaaaaaacaaaactattatatatatatatatatatatatatatatatatataaaaagaagcAGACGAATTTAACAATAGTTCTCGCATATTCAATTTCAGCAATGGACCTCGCATGGCTGTAGGCAATGACTCCGTGCTTGAGGTCACCTCATGAGCGACGTTCATGCACGTGACCGTGGGCAGCGACGACGGGCTAATCCGTCCTTTCCTTATCCTTTTCCTCACCTTTTTTCAAAGAGTTTTTTCGAATCATAAATTCCTGTTCCTCCCCGTTTCATGAGTAAACAGGTATCTATAATTTCAAACAGGGTAATTgtaaattaccaaatttattggATCTTTTTTTACAAAAGTGCAATTAGTCACGCCGGCCACCGTCCCCGTCATCACACGCCTCCGCCGTTGATGACGCCACCACTGCTGTGAGTGGCGTAGGTGGCTTCCCCGCTGGCCTGCTGGGAAAGTTGCCGAGCACTGCTTCAACAAGTTGGTGAGTCATAACTTGGCGCGGCCTTCCCACGTAAGGAGAACTTCGCGGTGCTACTGAATGAACATCCCACACCGATGATGATCTCCCCGCGACATTAGAAGATAAGATGCTTATGCCATGGAGGAAGCAGTGGACTAGTGCCTAACACTGAAATGTTCATTGCACAATAAGCGGAATCATCGGATCTCATTCAGCAGCATCACAAAGCTCTCCTCATTCAGTAGCACCACAAAGCTCTCCTTCCTCCTGATGACATCGAGCATCATGTCATGGACGGTTGCACCAAGCTACGACTCACCAACTCGTTGAAGCTTAAAAGGAAGTTGACTGAGTTGGTTCCGAGTCCTTCCAACATAACGTTAACGATCTTCCAGGAATTGTCGGCTTCCGTCCGACCCAACTTCAAAGAAGGCGGTTTGCCGGTCACCAGGCTATCAACCATCTCAACAGATCTCCGACAACAGAATGCCTTCTGTTCAGTCTCTTAACGAATACAGACAGCTCTCCCGAGAGGGGAGAGGAGAGAGTCATTTGTTCTCTCCACGGTTGGTCCTCATAGTGGGTCTTCTAACGGGTGGTTCACACGAACATTCTTTGAGCTTGCGGCCTCTTCGAATGAGGAGAGATGGTCATTCGAGAGCGACAACCTCACTCCCAGCAGCACTGCGATTTCCTGCTCCCATGATCACCATCAGATCTGCAGATTACTGCTCAAAGTTCCCCCTATGTATCCAGTGATTTTGTGAGCTCATTTCTATTATTTTCTATGACAAATTAACTTGTTGGAATCGTGTGTTTAAGTATCTTTTGGATTTACAATTGGGTGAATATCTGTGATTGAAATAAAATATACAATAGAAAAGGTATAACTggaacaaaacactaatactaaaaAGCAATGAACTATCAAATGTAACTTAAGAAGAATGTTACCGTCTCAGAATCAATCGAGCTCAAGGTTAGCAAGTTTCACTTTTCCGAGGGTAAGAACTTTAAGATGATGAGACTGGCAAACAAAATTCACTTGCATTGATGATCCCCATCTTGGAGTTCGACCACCTCGAGGTTCACAAGCTTCAATTGCTTTTCGAAGGGTAAGAACTCCTTTAGTGCAAGGCAGGTTTCGAACGTAATGCGTGAAAGTAAGACTGATGAATTGATTTCGCTAGCATCAATGTGGTTCTTCTGGGCCAGCACACCACCGGAATCACCTATGTGTCCTGCCCAGACGCAGATGCGCTCAGTAGAAATCCAGAGCTTATCGGCGACTGGAGCTGTGATGGAGCTCCAGGAGCTGTCGGAGAGGAGAGAAGGCAAAGTGACAGGCAAGTCACTTAGGACGGCTGTTGGATCAATTATCAGAAGAGGCATATACGCGCAGCAAATGCTCGATATCAGACCCACAAAACGCAGTGCCTGTAGGGAGGAAAAGTGAATCTTTTATCAGTTTATTAGGATATATGCCTAAGCAAATGCTCCATATCAGACCCACAAAACGCAGTACCTGTATTTCATTGGAAAACTCATTTAATAAACACTCACCGTTGAGGGATATTCGGACACACAGCAAATCTCGAAAGCATCAAGAAGCCACTGTCTTTTGACCCTACCCTCTGCGACTGATAGAGCTTTAGCAACTTCCACAAGCATGTTCCACCATGCACCTGAATGTTGAACTATTTCAATGTCAGGTGTTCAAGTCAAACTGACATCAAAGTATTATTGTATAGCACTTCAATACTTAAGGCAAATACTAATGTGATGATGATGTTAATCCACATTCAGAACTATACAATAGCATGGAATTAGTCAAAACTCACCTTCAGTTTTTCCATTCAAAATCTGAAATTTTAACTCAGACAGTTCGGAAACAGGAAAACATCTTCCAATAAGCTTAGCTTTTGTGGAGATTATCTTTGCAATAAATGAGTTGTGTTCACCATGCAACTGATGAAGAACTGGAACCTGAAATATAGGCCATCAACCAACAGGATCCGTTCAGGACAATGAAGTGACAGGAGGCAAATCTAAAATAAGAGCAGTTTCAGCCCACATGATCTTGTAATGCACGGGAAACATGAATTTAATGCTTGCAGACATACCCTACTTTTGGTTAATCCAATTTGTATAGGTCATTAAGGACCAGACGTATCATTTTAGGAGATAGGAATGGATTAATCCCAAGACCTCATGCAACAGCTGCCAAGAGTATAACAACCTGACTAGGAGGATACACCATTGAATTTAAggttagaaattttctaacacaCATGAACCATATCAATACTTGAAATGTCACTGATGGATTAAAGGAATAACACGTTTTGAATGGTTCAAGTATTTCAGTGTCCGTTGTCAGTAAATATGTAAGAGAATTGGTTCTTATGAAGGGGACTAGTATGAATGCACTTGTTCTAGTCTACGCTTGATTTTACCCAGCCTGATATATGTCAAACAATAAAGAAATCAAGCTCCTTGTATGAACCCAATAATAATCTTGAATTGGGCTGGAAGGATCTAACAAATTATGTTCAGTAAACACCTACAAAACGACATAATTGAGAACATTGAGAATAGCACAAATACCTGTAGCATATCCACAAGCCACTCTTTAGGAGCTTCAGAAAAGCAACTTGTAGCAACTGACCATTCCCCTTTGGACTCGGTATATTCTTTCGAAAGGCCATCATAGATCAATGTAGGCAACAAGTGAAACAAACAGACCATGCACTTTTCAGCATTTGCTTGGATTATGAATTCTTTAGGGGCCTCAACAAGACATTGATGCAGACCATTCCAAAACGAAACTcttaataattttttctcttCTGGTTTGCAAGTCAAGtatgatgaagaagatgaactaaAATACTCGGCCAAATCACTGAACAGTTTCTCAAGCCTCTGACTTGAGAATATTTTACATATATTTGAGACATGTTCTAATAGAAAAGTTTGCAAATTTAGTTCAAGTCTCCCGAATCTAGAAGAGTCAGAGAGCTCGTCCACAAGATGCAGGAAAGGGCCAACATGGCTTGCGTGAGCTAAGGATAGATTTAAGCATTCTATCCGAAGACATTGAATAGCATGTGGCATTTGCATTTCTGAAGTCATGTTCAAATCATACTGCATGCATCGTCTAATGAAAACTCCCCAATCCAAAGCAGGCAATCTAGGAGCTTTGCAAAGACATCTTAAAACACTTGCAATTGTATTTGCATCAACAACTTCACCTTCTTCCTGAAGATATAAAAGAATCAGATTTCAGATTGCTTCTATGAGCAAAAaagtttagaaaaataaataattacacATGAAGTACAGTGGATCTTATCAACCCATCTTAAGATATCATAAAAATAattggaaaaataaaaaattcatccACAAAACCTGTTCTTCTAATTGACCCCGGACAGCTACTATAGCATGAAGGAAATGGAAGAGATGTTGAAAATCTGTCTGAGGGAATGGAATTAGGTTAAGTGAATTAGGCTATGCTCCTAATATATATGAGCGGTGGATTGGATTTCTTTTTGTACCTCCCAAGTCCTCCTAGGCAGGTGTGTACCTATCTTTCTTGTCATCGGCATACCAGGAACCCTAAAGAGTATTTTATGGCATACACAGAGTGGGGAGTTTGAGGCGTATTCTCATTCACAGTTGGATAGAGATGCCAGAGCTTAACTTCAAACAACTATTTCATAGGTATACATGATCATTTTACTGTATAACCAATAAAACCTAACAATATTAAATACAAACAACTATGGTAATCGGCATGTCTGTGTAATAGAAAAAATTGTATATGTGAACTACTATCAAAAAAACTTAGTGTCACAACCAAAAGGTACAAACCCAACAATATCGAAAAGTACGAACAACTATGGTAATCAACAAAGTCCATGTAATAGAAAAAAATTGTATATGTGGACTATCGAACCAAAAGATACAAATCCCAACAATATGGAGAAGTAGAAACTATTATAACCAACATGACCATGTAATAGAAAAAATTTGCATATGGACTATCAAAAAGCTCAGTGTCTCCACCAAAGGATTTACTACAGAGActgaaaacagaaaataaatagaaTTAATGGCATAACCTTAATTTTGTTGATATCCCTTAGCCACATACAGAGTCTCCAAACTAAACTTTCCTCCTCGAAAGTTTGTGAGTTTGAACTTGTAGAAATATTTTGTGAACAACTGAGATTAGGAAGCTCACTTGACCGCAACCTGCATCTAAGAAGCGAAAGTGCCCAAGCAGCATATTTTTTAATTTGCAAATCACTTGAGTCCTTGGCAATCAGAAAAATTTCTTGCACCATTGATGTTGCCAGTATTTCACAAGCAGGACTTGAAAGAACAGGACCACTGACAAACATTGATTCCTGAGAGAAGGATATGATCAACTAAGATATATGAAATTCTCTTAGAACAAATGagctagaaaaattaaacaacCTGATCATAATTCAGCTGTGATATGGTTGCCAGAGGATACATGTGAAGAACATCACCAGCACCTGCACCAAGTGCATTGACAACTCCAAGCATCCCGCCAAAGCAGGCAGGAGGATATGAAAGATTATAGGTGCTTCTTAGAATTTCCATTAGATGCTTTACATCATCAATTTTCACTGTGTGTACCCCTATGTCCAGTATGCAGGAAAGAAATGAACCAGCACCAATACAAGATGCCATcagaaaattttgataaacagCTCCAGACTTTTTAAGATTCAAAAGTTGAGAAATCAACAAACAATAACGGCCATATAGAAGATCAAAGTCAATCTTTGCTAATTCATGTCTTTGGCAAAAAGCTGCAACAAATGGAAGGGCAATACATGATCCCATACATAGGGGTATATCTGACTCATCGGAAACTGATAAACTATGTCCAGAGAAATCATATGAAATCCATGAAAACAGTAAATCCTTAATGTTAAGCACAGCATCACAGAGACCGAAGTGATAGAGTGCAACAACAGAATATCCCAAGCCAAGAACTAGCCCTACAATGCTCCAAGCATCCTCTTCGATGTTACAGTAAGCTCCAGGAAGTGAATTTGAACTCATTAAATGATGTAAGTTACCATTAAGATTCTTCAAAGAATCCATTGCAGAAGGACATAACTCACTTATTCTCAGAGATAAGGTACTAAAGACACTCTGAGCTAAAGAGGCTTCGGTATATCCAGAAGGTTGTGTTTCACTGTTCAAATCAGCATTGTCCTCAATTGTGTTCCTATTCAAAAGATTTTGACAAGCAAAACCCAGTCCCAATCCACAGGCTCCTTTAACAAGATAGCTTTTGCTGTTACAAAGAACCTATTAACATGAATAAGGAGTATGAAACAATTGATTCATGAGCACTTACAAAATAAGTAGAAAACTTAAATATGTATGCAGATAAGTAAAACATTAAAATCATTTGCTTAAAGTATTGCAAAAAGCAACTAGAGCTAtgaacaatgattttttttaaaatggaaAATTCATTCCATTACTGCATGGCTAACACATGTTATAGTAACAAGATATATGCAACAAGGGAAACTATATTTCTTTCCTCTATTTCTTCCTATCAGCTACTTCTGCTAACATTTTTCTATACTGATCATTTATGATGATAATTACTCTTTTTGTTACTAAATTACTACTGTTGTTATCATTTCCAAGGTTTCAAGTAACAGTTCATGCAATGTTTTAGTGCTTGCCGAAATGAAACAGTTGAGTATTGTTCTGTCTCAACACACAGCACTGTTAACAGTTCGGCATGGTCTAACCTGTGCTAGCATATACTATATTCATAATTAGTTTTAAGAAGTTATGGTTAAGATGTTGTTATCATTGTTATTAATATATCCATTATCAAATATTAACTAGATTAATATACCATATAACTTAATAATTACTACTTAAAATTAATATTGTAGAAACCTAATAAATGTATACCCAGTATTACTTAATAGTTATATATTAATAATCAATATCTCTTcagttataaattatatataaataaagtttATCATTAAACCCAATGCCAACCCCAACCCTAGCACATCCCCTTTTCTTCTCGCTCCTCCCTCACGTGTCATTTGTGTCTTCTCTCCAAGTAGGCAATTATGACAGCATCTCTGCCTCCCAACCTTAGACATATCAACTTCCAATGTCAAACGCTGACAGCGTCTGCTTCCAAAGGAGATAGCTAAGAGGACTCTGCTCAACTCTGCCTCCAACAGCTTCCACCACTGCTCTCCTCAAAATAACTCCTGTGGTAGCCTAACCAAGGTTCATCTCAGACTCCTTAGTGACTCTTTCCAGTGACTGACTGCTCTGATACGACTAACCAAGCTCTCTGACTTGACCCTTGGAACAGCAGGTACCACTACAACTATCTCCTGTGCAGACAGGTTCAGATTTGGCCACTGTGCAAACCCCTGTCGACCGAACAGAACAGTAGGTCAACGCTTGATCATTTCTATGATAATGGgccaaattttaataaatttcagtTGATTATGACTGAACTCATCCATTCCAAACCCATTTCCGAGACAAAAACAGCACTGTGATTCTAACGTTGAATTTCTCCTAAGGTTAGGTTCCCACTGCCATTAACACATTACATTGACAACTAGCATTGGAAAAGTTTTCTACCTTGAGAAGTCCATTTGCCACTTCAAACCTTTGTTTCCTATCAGTTGCATCAAAGCGAGTAAATATCAGACCCAGAGAAATTGCAGCAGACCACTGTCGTTGTTCATGCTCATATTCAAACAGCCACCTCAAAAGAAATTCTGATGCAGAAGACACCACCATATGAGCTGATGAATGTAAGACCTGATTCAAAAATATAACTTAATAACTAGATAGTAACAAGAGGAGCAACTACAAGTTAGCCTTACATAAAAGTTCAATTTATGACACCCAGTAGCTTAGTGTGCTATAAATGACAAGgaatattattttgttcaaatAACATCCAAAACTCACATCAGTGAGAGGTTACAGAAAGAAGGAATGGTCCTTCTACAGTCAACTTCCCTCAAAATCAATGGAACAATAGTTACCAGATGCACAAAGCTTGAAAACCTCTACTATTAGTTTAAATATTTAACTAAAGATATTATCAGAAATGCTTCTTGTAACTAATGGAAACAAAAAGTGGAAATGTTACAGCAACTTGTATTTTGTACTCAAAAAAAGAACGAAAAAAAACTTGTTGATCAGAAGGAAGAGTTCATTTTTAAATAGTTGACGATAAAAAAAAGTTTCCATTTTTTCAGATACATAAAGAAGCGACATTTTTCAGCAATTGATCACAAAGCAAGTTTCATTTTCTTACCATGCATAGAAAGTCAACATTTTTTAATAGTTGATCACAAAGCAAGTAACATTTTCTTACATGCATAGAGAAGCAACATTTTATAATAGTTGATCACAAAGCAAGTTACATTTTCTTACCATGCATAGGGCAGCAATAGCAAAGGCAATGTTTGAAGAAATCCGAGGAATACCCTCTGCCCCAACTTTGCACAATGTCTATATTGAAGGAATAAAATATGACATCAGTAAAATAAACACATAATAGTATGAACTTGAACCAAAAGACAACAGGAAGCAGAACCAAGCCAAGCATTTTGATGTGAGGCGAATCTAACATCTCAATCTATCTATTTACATCTAATGAGCAAGAAAGCATAGTAAATGGACTGATACTTCCATAAATAATCAAACAGAAAGGGGAAATGATTGAGATAGAGCGGGGAGGAAGAAATAAACAAGAGGGTGTCAGAAAAGGAAAGAGGAGAAAAACTAATAGACAAATGTGAGAGGCTCTTCCTTGCTTCTTTTCTCTCTCATCGCTTCATACCTAGAGGGCAGTGCTCCTTTGTTGCTCTTTTATCTTTTTGTATGGACCTTGAAATCTTAATTTGTCTCACCTACATTTCCTAAACTCTAATTCAACATATAAGTTTCTCCTTGATCTTCAAAGAGAACCTCCAAGGCAAGAGTTCCTATGATTTGACTA
Coding sequences:
- the LOC122045857 gene encoding E3 ubiquitin-protein ligase RLIM-like, which encodes MGGNCSVAVKDKHLPNPAQLDVPLSTCRNARYSPSWSFRCDNRTHIEVVMDSSPQISHHPNSGNEVKSEFLLTEAERLSETAGPSTAFQLQKGETPIKNGSSRMATHDSAVDQANGSTSSPKRKNSSPKPSLLAPSASDTIITFSVPSTPSPSHKAGSSSSRSRQVPSGPTSSKKAACRSPDSRIPSVQSLKEDNSPEGRQSFALSVGGSHGGSSNGWSMQTFSELVASSNRERWSFENDNLTPSSTTISSSNDHQQTCRICSTPLTDYCIVAVLVCGHLYHAGCLEKMTSEIDQYDPPCPLCTHGQKSAVKLFKKSEAKAKNRSSRVGAADDGKTLLYDGQKAAGVGLRNGASSSTKFPFNLKRYFSFSRPSRSKSENESKRMKGFWRRSSRS